The Mustela erminea isolate mMusErm1 chromosome 6, mMusErm1.Pri, whole genome shotgun sequence genome includes a region encoding these proteins:
- the RASSF9 gene encoding ras association domain-containing protein 9, with product MAPFGRNLLKTRHKNKSPTKDMDSEEKEIVVWVCQEEKIVCGLTKRTTAADVIQALLEEHEATFGEKRFLLGKPSDYCIIEKWRGSERALPPLTRILKLWKAWGDEQPNMQFVLVKADAFLPAPLWRTAEAKLVQNTEKVWELSPANYMKTLPPDKQKRIVRKTFRKLAKIKQDTVSHDRDSMETLVHLIISQDHTIHQQVKRMKELDLEIEKCEAKFHLDRIENDGENYVQDAYLMPSFGEIEQKLDLPSDENQSLDDLTESDGIGHLEERLVYYRMLIDKLSAEIEKEVKSVCTEINEDAEGAAASELESSNLENVKCDLEKSMKAGLKIHSHLSGVQKEIKYTDSLLQMKAKEYEFLAKELNSLHISNKDGCQLKENRGKESEGPSSSGEVPSLTQRVFNLYTNDTDSDTGISSNHSQDSEITGGDVVLLST from the coding sequence atctCCCACTAAAGACATGgattcagaagagaaggaaattgtGGTTTGGGTTTGCCAAGAAGAGAAGATTGTCTGTGGGTTAACTAAACGCACCACCGCTGCTGATGTCATCCAGGCTTTGCTTGAGGAACACGAGGCTACATTTGGAGAGAAACGATTTCTGCTGGGGAAGCCCAGTGATTACTGCATCATAGAAAAGTGGAGGGGTTCAGAGCGGGCTCTTCCTCCACTAACTAGAATCCTGAAGCTTTGGAAAGCCTGGGGAGATGAGCAGCCCAATATGCAGTTTGTCTTGGTTAAAGCAGATGCTTTTCTGCCAGCTCCATTGTGGAGGACAGCTGAAGCCAAATTAGTGCAAAACACGGAAAAAGTATGGGAACTCAGTCCAGCAAATTACATGAAGACATTACCACCAGATAAGCAAAAAAGAATAGTCAGAAAAACTTTCCGGAAACTGGCTAAAATTAAGCAGGACACAGTTTCCCATGACCGAGATAGCATGGAGACCTTAGTTCATCTGATTATTTCCCAGGACCACACCATTCATCAGCAggtcaagagaatgaaagagcTGGATCTGGAAATTGAGAAGTGTGAAGCTAAGTTCCACCTGGATAGGAtagaaaatgatggagaaaattATGTCCAAGATGCATATTTAATGCCCAGTTTTGGTGAAATTGAGCAGAAGCTGGACTTGCCTTCCGATGAAAACCAGAGTCTGGACGACCTGACTGAAAGTGATGGAATTGGACACCTGGAGGAGAGATTAGTGTATTACAGAATGCTCATCGATAAGCTCTCtgctgaaatagaaaaagaggtaaaaagtGTTTGCACAGAGATAAATGAAGATGCGGAAGGGGCCGCTGCAAGTGAGCTTGAAAGCTctaatttagaaaatgttaagtGTGATTTGGAGAAAAGCATGAAAGCTGGTTTGAAAATTCACTCTCACTTGAGTGGCGTCCAGAAAGAGATTAAATACACTGACTCATTGCTTCAGATGAAAGCAAAAGAGTATGAATTCCTGGCCAAGGAGCTCAATTCACTGCATATTAGCAACAAAGATGGATGCCAACTAAAGGAAAACAGAGGGAAGGAATCTGAGGGCCCCAGCAGCAGTGGGGAGGTTCCTTCCTTGACTCAAAGAGTATTTAACTTGTATACAAATGACACAGACTCGGACACTGGTATCAGCTCTAACCACAGTCAGGACTCGGAAATAACTGGAGGAGACGTGGTGCTATTGTCAACATAA